The sequence below is a genomic window from Haloferax mediterranei ATCC 33500.
ACGGTGCGTGCGGAAAAGAACTCCTTCAGGACATCCGTCGCTTGTTCGGCACGGACTTGAGTCCGGGTACCGTCTACCCCCATTTAAACGACCTTGCGGACGAGGGAATGCTCGACATGACCGAGTTAGCAAAGCGGAAAGTCTACCGGATTTCAGACGCAGAAGCCACCTTCGACACGGTCGAGCCAGCGGTGAATCGGCTGGTCACGTTTTCGCTCGTGCTGAAGGCGCTGATGATTGATTGTAACGCCCGCTACTTGCAGACCCAACGGAGTGAATCCAATGAGCGATAATCTGTACACTTACGGCGTCATCGAACAGGAAGACATCGAACTCGAAATCGACGGAGTAGCCGGAGCAGAGCGCGTCTACACGGTCGATTACCGGACACTATCGGCCGTCGTCTCCGACATCGACACGACGGACCCCGAACGCACTGACGAGGACGTGCAAGTGCACAATACCGTTCTCCAGCACGTACTGGAGTACGACGGTGGTCGGACGGTCGTCCCGATGAGTTTCGGGATG
It includes:
- a CDS encoding PadR family transcriptional regulator — protein: MERLIEELRKEIKADTEMTFTVSDVDSLLTADFESKHTAHSERGNSSPQYTETPLTDDAVATMDGWLDESYLHTINDKDVVAQLDEILLLLIAIRDGACGKELLQDIRRLFGTDLSPGTVYPHLNDLADEGMLDMTELAKRKVYRISDAEATFDTVEPAVNRLVTFSLVLKALMIDCNARYLQTQRSESNER